The Hymenobacter swuensis DY53 genome includes the window GAAGCACCACCGCGTGCCTGGGCTCAGCATTGCCGTCATCCACAACTACCGGGTGGAGTGGGTGAAAGCCTATGGCTGGGCCGATACCACCCGTAGGGTGCCAGTAACGCCAGCTACGCTGTTTTCGGCAGGTTCCATTTCCAAGCTTGTCACGGCTGGGGCCGCGTTGCAGCTGGTGCAGTCCGGTAAGTTCAGCCTGGACACGCCCATCAATACCTACCTGAAGTCGTGGCAGGTCGCCGAAAACGACTTCACCCGGCAGCAGCCTGTTACGCTACGGCTGCTGCTGAGCCACCAGGGCGGCACCAGCCAGTCGGCTTACTTTGGGTTTGTGCCGGGGAAAGGCCCGCTGCCTTCGGTGGTCGATATTCTCAGCGGGCAGCCCCGGGCCGAGAGCCGGCCGGTGGTGGTGAACAAGGTGCCGGGCACGGGCTTCCAGTATTCGGGTGGGGGCTACCTGGTGGCCCAGTTGGCTATGATGGATGCTACCGGCCTGGACTTCGCCACCCTCACCGACGAGGTGCTGTTCCGGCCCCTGAAGATGCGCAGCGCCACGTTTGCCCAGCCTTTGCCGCCAGCCCTGGAAGCCCGCGCCGCCTGGGCGTATTCCGAAAATAGCTGGTTTAAGAGCATGCCCTACGTGTATCCGCAGCAGGTCCCGGCCGGCCTCTACGCCACGCCCACCGACTTTGCCCGGTTTGTGCTGGAGGTGCAGCAGGCCTACCGGGGCAGGGGCCGGGTGCTCACTCAGGCCTCGGCCCGGGCCATGCTCACGCCTGAGGCCGATGTTTCGCAGGGCACGTACCGGGAGCAGATGGGGCTGGGGGCTTTCTTGCTGCAGCGCGCCGACCGCACCGACGAGGGCAGCCGCTATTTTGAGCACATGGGCGTGAATGCCGGCTTTCTGGCCTATGCCCTCGGCAGCGTGACGGGCGGCAACGGTGTGGTGATTATGATGAACAACAACAACGGGGCGGCCGAGCTGGGCAAGGAGCTGCGCCGGGCCGTGGCCGCCGTGTACGGCTGGCCGGCCTTCCTGCCCGAGCCCATCCGGCCCCTGGCCGTGGCCTCGGCCGTGCTGGATGCCTACGCCGGCCGCTACCAGCGCGGCCCCGATGAAGTCGTGACGTTTCGGCGGGAGGCCGGGCACTTGGTCGAAACCATCAACGACGGGGCCGAAATCCTGGCCTACCCCATGGGCCCCGATACGGTGGCCTTCACCGATTACGCTATGCGCGGCGTGTTCACACGCGACGCGGCAGGGCGGGTAGCCGGCCTGCGGATTCCGGAAACCAACCAGCTGCTGCCCCGTCTCGCCCCCGAGAATCTGCTGCCCGGAGAATTCTTACGACAGGGCCGCATTGCGGAGGCCGTGGCTGGCTACCGGCTGCTTAAGCTCAACGAATACCAGCTTACATACATGGCCTACGAGCTGCTCAACGGCCACCCCGCCAACCTTCCCGCTGCCTGGGCCTGCTCACGCTGGCCCGGGAGCAGTTCCCGGAGTCGGCCATCGTTTTCGCCCGTTGGGGCGACCTGTACGCGCGCCAAGGCAACAAACCCCGGGCCATTGAAGCCTACCAGCAAGCCCTGCGGCTGTATCCCGAGGATAAGGATGTGCAGGAAAAGCTGCTGGCTTTGCAGCCGTAAGCAGGCCCAGGCAGGCGGGCTACCGCACTACCTGCTACTTTTGCCGGTAGCTGTGGCCCGAGCCCGGCACTCAGGCGGGCGTCGTCCGCGGGGAGGAGCCAGGCCGGGCTACAGCGTTCCTGTTGTGGCTTATTTTTCTCTCTCTGAATGAAACTTGATATTCTGGCCTTTGGGGCGCACCCCGATGATGTAGAAATGTCGGCTGCGGGTACGCTGCTGACGGCGGCGGCGGCCGGTAAGAAAATCGGCATTGTGGACTTTACCCGGGGCGAGCTGGGCACGCGCGGCACGCCCGTTACCCGCGCCCAAGAAGCCGAAGCGGCCAGCCGCATCCTGGGCCTGAGCGCCCGCGAAAACCTAGGCCTGCCCGATGGCTTCTTCCGTAACGACCGGGAGCACCAACTGCCCGTTATTGCCGCTATCCGTCGCTACCAGCCCGAGATTATCCTCTGCAACGCCATTCACGACCGGCACCCCGACCACGGCCGGGGCGCGCAGCTGGCCTCCGAATCGTGCTTTCTGAGCGGGCTGCGCATGATTGAAACCCTCGGCGACGACGGGCAGTCCCAGCAGCCCTGGCGGCCGCGCCTGGTGTTTCACTACATCCAGGACCGCCAGATTCCAGCCGACTTCGTGGTGGATATTTCGGCGCATTGGCCCCAAAAGTGGGAAAGCATTCAGGCCTACCGCACCCAGTTCCACGACCCCGAAAGCACCGAGCCCGGTACCTACCTCTCCACGCCGGTGTTCAGCAACTTTATGGAAGCCCGCGCCCGGGAGTTTGGCCACCTGATAGGAGTGGAGTTCGGGGAAGGCTTCACCCGCGAACGGCCGCTGGGCGTGCGGGAAATTACGGAGCTACTGTAGCTGTTGCGTGTGATAAAACCACGTCATTTCAAGCGTAGTGTAGCGAAGCCGAGGAATCTCACGTGCTGATGTTGGATTACTCTGGCAACCTCAGCACGCCAGATTCTTCGGCAAGCTCGGAATGACGTGCTGGTTGATAGGGGATTTTCTTGCTGTCTATTCACCCTGTGCTGCCTCAGTACGGAAAGAGCCCGGTCCTTCAAGGCTGGGCTCTTTGCATGAAATCCAGTTGGAACAAGAGAATTGCAGGAGTGTGCGAGATGCGTTGAAAGTCTGATAACATAGGGCATAAATTCACTTTAATACGTTGAAAAGCTTTTTTGTGAGGAAGAGAAAAGTCTGATAAGTGGATGAGTTGTAATGGCGCTTCGGCTGTCAATCTGCTACTTCGGGCATCTCTTCTGCGTCGGCTGTTCTTCAGGGCCGGCAGGAGGGAAGTTGCCCCACCTCACTTCCTCGTACCCATGAAACGTGTTCCTGCTCGCTTGCCTTTGGGATTGAAACTGGCCTTCACGGCTTTCCTACTGGTAATGGTGCCGGTGTACTGGGTGAATTACGGCCCCACCAACTTCCTGTACTTCTGCGACGTGTCGCTGCTGCTGTGTCTCATCAGCGTCTGGACGGAGCGCCGCCTGTCGGCTTCCATGGCCGCTGTGGGTATCCTGCTGCCCCAGGTGCTGTGGTGCGCCGATTTTCTGGGCGAACTGGGCGGCACCCACCTGATTGGTATGACGTCGTACATGTTCGACCCCAACCGCTCCTTGTTTCTGCGCGGGCTCTCGTTTTTCCACGGCTGGCTGCCTTTCCTCATCCTGTTTCTGGTGAAGCGTCTGGGCTACGACCGGCGCGCCCTGCCGGCCTGGACGCTGCTGGCCTGGGGCCTGTGCCTAGTAGCCTACTTCTGGCTGCCGCCCGCCGGAGCCACCGTACCCGACCCCAAGATTCCGGTGAACATCAACTACGTGTTCGGCTTCGATGATGCCCACCCCCAAACCTGGCTGCCCGCCCCGCTCTACCTCGTGGGCTGGATGCTGACGCTGCTGCTCGTCATCTATTTGCCCACGCACTGGGCGCTGCGCCGCTGGCTGGCCCCGAAGTCGGCACCGGTGCAGGCGGCGGCAGAGTACCCGGTCAAGTTGACACTGAAGCAGGGCTAAGCTTCGGTAATTTCTCTTCGGTGAACTATCTTGTTATGAAAATCACGCGCTTTACCGCTTCCGTTACCCGGCTACTCCTGATGTCTATCCTCGGCCCTGAGCAATTCCCGGACGCCGCCGCCCAACCCGCTACAGGCCGCCGCCAGCGCCTGGCCGGGGCGGCGGCTACCACCGCCACCCAGCTGCTGCCTTTGCTCAAGCTGCTCGATACCATCCAGCCCCAGGTGTGCAGCGACTCGGTGTTTCACCTGCGGCGGCTGAAAATTCAGGCTCACTTTGCGGAGGTACGCCAGGAAATGCGGGCAGAGCGGCCCCGTCGACAGGCCCTGCAATTCGCCCTCCACGCCCTCACCGAGCTGGTGCGCGAAGAAGCCCGTGACATCAGCCGCGACGAGCTGCAGCAAGCCGCCAAGGAAGTTGTGCTGGCCACCCTCAAAAATGCACCGGCCCTGCTGAACGCCGCCAATCAGGCGCGGTTGCTGGCGTGAAGTATAGTGAGTGAGGAGGTCTATTCTACCGCACCTCAGTTTGTTGCGCTTCCAGGCCGGTCCAGTAGCGGCTCCCAAAACGGCGTGGTATAGCACCCGTTGGGGCTAAGATGAACGGCTGGAAAAACAGGACGGAAAAAAATTACCTGCAACGATGCGTTACCGGGCGTAACAATGCCGTAGTTTTGCAGCATGCTTCAACCCCAAAACCTGTTGATGAAGCGTGGAACCCTGCCCGGCAAGGACCCGCGAGTGGACCAGAAGGTCTTCGCCGCCATCGGTTTTTCCGATTTTGCCGCTGCTGTTTCCGTTATTTTTTCTGCCTGTTGCCCCGCCGCCGTTTCGGATTTCGAAACGGTTTTTTTATGCCCCTTGGGTTCGTCGGACGCTACCGCTCCGCCCAACGCGCGGCGGCGGCCGGCGCCCCGGCCTCCACGGGTAGCTCGTTTCTCCGGCCTGGGGAATAGCCGATAAGACTTTCCATTGTCCGTTTTAGTCCGACAACCTCACTTTTCCTCACCTCCGGTATGGCACGTAAAGACCTCCTTGACATTGCATCCCTTCACCGGGAGGAAATCGAGTTTTTGCTCGATCAATCCACGTCCTTTAAAAAGCTGTTCACCCGCTCGGTGAAGAAAATCCCCGCCCTCGAGGGCAAGTCGGTGCTTATGCTGTTCTACGAGGCCAGCACCCGGACGCACTCCTCCTTCGAGGTGGCCGCCAAACGCCTCTCGGCGGAGGTTACGAACTTCGACGTCGCCCACTCCTCCATCACCAAGGGCGAGTCGGTGCGCGAGACAATTGAGACGCTGCAGGCCATGCGCACCGACTACATCGTCGTGCGCCACGGGCACCCCGGGCTGCCCGCCATGATTGCCCGCCAAACCACGGCGTCGGTCATCAATGCCGGCGACGGCGCGCACGAACACCCCACCCAGGCGTTGCTGGACGCCTTCACCATCAAGGAAAAATTTCCTGACCCCCGGGGCAAGAAAGTCCTCATCATCGGCGACATTCTCCATTCCCGCGTGGCGCGCTCCACCAGCACGCTGCTGCAAAAGCTGGGCGTGGAGGTGGCGTATCTCGGGCCGGGCTCCCTGGTGCCCAAGTACGGCCCGGCCACCATTCCCCGCTTCACCGACTACGAGGCGGCCATGGCCTGGGCGCCCGATGTGGTGTACCTGCTCCGCGTGCAGATGGAGCGCCAGGACGTGCAGTTTTTCCCCAACGTCCGCGAATACCACCGGGTCTACGGCATCACCACCGCCCGGCTGGCAGAAATCCGTGATAAGGGTCTCTACATCATGCACCCCGGCCCCGTAAACCGCGGGGTGGAGCTGTGCGATGCCGTGATGGACTACGAGCGTAGCCTCATCACCAACCAGGTCGAAAACGGCATCTCCATCCGCATGGCCGTGCTCGACTGGCTTACGCCGGGCGGGGACTTCCCGAAGCAGGAAGCGTATGCCGCCCGGCAGCAAGCCGGCTCTTCGCTGCTTATGCCCTAGGTAGCGGCTGGTGCCGCCCGCGTAGTATCATCTTCAACAGTTCGAATATTTCACCCACCCTTTGCCGGTTCATCGCACTCCTTACTCCATGCTCCTCCTTCAAAACGCCCGCATCGCCTCCGAAAATTCACCCGTACTTGTCGAGAGCGACGTTTTAATTATCGAAGGAATAATTCAAGAAATCGGCACCAGCCTGGCCATTCCCGAGGGCGCGCGCGTGATTGATGCGCGGGGCCGGGTGCTGATGCCCGGCATGTTCGATGCCCACGTCCACTTCCGTGCCCCCGGCTTCGAGAACAAGGAAACCATCACCACGGGTAGCGAAGCGGCCATCAACGGCGGCATTACCGGCGTGGTGATGATGCCGAACACCCGTCCGGCCCTCGATTCGGCCACCGCCATAGCCACCGTGCTGGAAAATGCCAAGCACCGCGCCCGCATTCCGGTGTACACCTCCGGCTGCGTCACCAAAAACCGCGAGGGCGAGGAACTGGCCGAAATCGAAGGCATGCACCGGCTCGGCGTGATCATGCTCACCGACGACGGCGACACCACCGCCGACCCGGCGGTGCTGCTGCGGGCCATGCAGTATGCCACCGAGTTCGGGATGTTTTTCGCCAGCCACTGCGAGGTACCGGAGCTGGCCGGGCCCCGCGCCCTCAATGAGGGCGTGATGAGCTACCGGCTTGGCATCAAAGGCTCACCGGCCTGCGCCGAGGAAATCATCATCGACCGGGACATCCGGCTGGCCCGGGCGGCGGGCGCGCACGTCCACATTCAGCACGTTTCCAGCAAGATGGGCATGGAAACTATCCGCTGGTGGAAATCGCGCGGCGACGTGAAGGTGACGGCCGAAGTGGCCCCACACCACCTGCTGTTCACCGACGAGCACATCGGCGACTATGACACCAACTACAAGATGAACCCGCCGCTGCGCACCCAGGCCGACTGTGACGCGCTGCTGGAAGGACTCAAGGAAGGCGTGTTCGACCTCATTGCCACCGACCACGCCCCACACACGCCCTTCGAGAAAGCCCAGGATTTCATCAGCGCGCCCAACGGTATCACCGGCCTGGATACGGCCCTGGTATCGCTCCATCACTTCTTCGTCGAGCCCGGCAAATTCGGGTGGGATTTGGTGGTGAAGCGTTATTCGGCCGAGCCCCGCCGCCTGATGGGCCTGCCGGTAGCCGCCATCGAAGTCGGCCAGGAAGCCAATTGCGTTTTGTTCGATACTGAAGCGGAAACGACCTTTACGAAGGAATTTATGAAATCCAAATCCCAGAACACGCCCTTTATCGACCAGACGCTGCAAGGACGGGTAGATATGGTGATTCTGGGGACGGAAATCCTGCTGGAGCGTTAATAGCTGGAGCTGCCTTTGCCTGCAACAGAACGTCATGCTGAGCGAAGCCGAAGCATCTCTACCGCTTCGCTCGCACGGCTGCAAATACTGAACTCAATGGGTACTGACTCGATGTGGATTGAGCACGTTTTGAATCCTAAAACCATAACGAGTATCTACCCAACTGAACCTCTATCCTTAGAGCAGATACAGTTGTTTGAGGTAGCCATTGTTTGTGGCGATGACCTACAGTGTAAGCTTCATTTTGACTTGAAGGATTTTCCTGCTGACGCCCCGATCAAATGGGTACAGCGAAAATGTAATACAGTGCAAATGAGCTTAAACTTGAGTCAAACTGAGCTAAACCGTTGCGCTATTCCTAGCGGAAATGGCATTGGCGACTTGAGTATCATTTACGACGGAACGCGCTTTCAAGTAACATTCACCACCCAGCCACAAGGAATTGTTTTTCAAGCAACAGCTACTTGGATACACGTCGACAACATCTCGGGCTATCAAAATGAACTTCGCTAACCGCTCAACGAAGCGGTAGAGATGCTTCGGCTTCGCTCAGCATGACGACCAACTAATTTCGATGAGTACTACTTCCTCCCCCAATACCCTCAAACCCATAATTGGCGTCGTCATGGGCTCCAATAGCGACTGGGACACCATGCAGCACGCCGTGCAGATTCTCACGGAATTTGGCGTGGCCCACGAAGCCCGCGTGGTGTCGGCCCACCGCATGCCCGACGACTTGTTTGCCTACGCCGAACAGGCTGGGCCGCGCGGTTTGCAGGCCATTATTGCCGGCGCGGGCGGGGCCGCCCACCTGCCGGGGATGCTGGCCGCCAAAACCACCGTGCCCGTGCTGGGTGTGCCGGTAGCCAGCCGCCATTTGCAGGGCGTTGACTCGCTGCACAGCATCGTGCAGATGCCTAAAGGGGTGCCGGTGGCCACGTTTGCCATTGGCACCGCTGGCGCGGCCAATGCCGCCCTATTCGCGGTAAGCCAACTGGCCTTGCACGACGCAGCTCTGGCCGCCAAGCTGCTGGCCTTCCGCGCCGCCCAAACCGAAGCTGCCCGCGCCATGACGCTGCCGCTATGAGCGAGGGAGCTGATATGACCACCATGACGCCGATTTTCCCGAGCAGCACGGACGCCGCCGGCCAGCGGGCCACGCTGGGCGTGCTGGGCGGCGGCCAGCTGGGCCGCATGTTTGTGCACGCCGCCCAGCGCCTAGGCTACTTCACCGCCGTGCTGGAGCCCGACCCGCAAAGCCCCGCCGGGCTGGTCAGCCACCACCACATCCAGACCGGTTACGACGACCCGGCCGGGCTGGCGCAACTGGCCCAGCTCTGCCAGGCCATCACCACCGAGTTTGAGAACGTGCCGGCCCAAACTCTGCACACGTTGGCCCAAACCCGCCCCGTGGCCCCCGGCGCGGCCGTGGTGGGCATTGCCCAAAACCGCATCGAGGAAAAAGCCCGCTTCACTGCTTGCGCCGACGTGTCGGGTGTGAGCTGCGCGCCGTATGCGGTGATTGAAACGCCGGCCCAACTGCAAACCGTGCTGGACGAGCGGGCCGAGTTGCTACCCGGTATCCTGAAAACCGCGCGTATGGGCTACGATGGCAAGGGCCAGGTGCGCGTGCAAACTGCCGGGGCATTGGCTGCCGCCTGGGCCGAGCTGGGCCACACCGCCTGCGTGCTGGAAAAGATGCTGCCGCTCACTGCCGAATGCTCGGTGCTGGTGGCGCGGGGCTGGGATGGGCAGGTGGTGAGCTTCGCCCCCCAGCGCAACGTGCACGTCGGGGGTATTCTGGCCGTCACGCACGCCTACGAAGGCGCGCTGCCGCCCGCTTTGGCCGACCGGGCCCGGGAGGCAGCCGTGGCCATTGCCCGGCATCTGGACTACGTGGGGGTGCTGTGTGTGGAGTTCTTTGTGGTGGACGACGGCAGCGAATACGGCGGCCTGGTGGTCAATGAAATGGCCCCGCGCCCGCACAACAGCGGCCACTATACCCTGGACGCCTGCGACGCCTCGCAGTTCGACCTGCAGGTGCATGCCATGGCGGGCCTGCCTTTGCCGCAGCCGCGCCAGCATTCCCCGGCCATCATGCTCAACCTGCTGGGTGACGTGTGGTTTGCTGCCGACGGGCAACTACGGGAGCCCGACTGGTCGGCCGTGCTGCGCCTGCCAGGCACGCACCTGCACCTGTACGGCAAAGTGGAAGCCCGCGCCGGCCGCAAAATGGGCCACCTGACCATCACCGGCCCGGATGCCGCCAGCGTCACGACGGTGGCGCGGCGCGTGGCAGAGATGCTCGGACTTCCGGGGTTGGACGCTATGTAGATGCCCCTGTCAGCCCTTATCAACGGAATCCTACTGGTCCTCAACTGGCTGTTAGCCACCCGAGGTAGACTGCTCCCAGAACGACCAACGCCGCCAATCAGGCGCGGCTGCTGGCGTGAGAAGCTATATGCTCTTAGCTTGGCGGTTATCCTGTCAGCAAGAACGAGCTGCTGTACTTACCCGATAAAATAGTTGATTCTCGATAGGTGGTAGCACATGTACGCCACTGCCTGAGTACTTTCATTACTTGGAAGAGAAACCTGCTTCCTTGAAAAATAGCTGCTTATGATTACCTCATTCCTCCCCAAGCATATCGTTAGCGCCTGGCTGTTACCGCTACTCGTTGTTTTCGCATCCTGCGGCTCCAAGGACGATGACAAACCAGAACCCACGCCTCAGTATGTAGTCAAAGTCAAGGTGATTAGCATAGACGCCGGTGGGTTAGGTGCGGGTGGAACAGTACATGTCACGCGATTCAATGATCCTCTTGGATCTATCCTGATGAACGCTAGCTTACCTGATAACGGAATTAAGGAAACGGGCCAGATTACCAATCTAAAGACAGGTGAAAAAGTCGCTGTTGGGTTAGGTTTTGATAAAGCTACAACCGGTTCCGGTATTGTCCCTCGCACAACCAGTAAGCTGCGTGGTGAAATCTGGGTGAACGACCAGCTCAAAGCCTCGGCTGAGTTAGACCGCAATACACCTTCGCAAAACCCAGATTATCCTACCAATTTTGCCGCGTACACAATGGGTGACTAACCACCAAATTCGCACGCACAAAAAGGCCGCCCGGTTACATAACCGGGCGGCCTTTTCGTGCGTGCGAATTTCCGCTACCGAGCCCCCAGCCGGTTGCGTTTCCAGGCCGAGCCGGTAGCGGCGGGCGCATCGGCGGCGGGAGTTGCGGGTTTCTTCTCCATCAGGAGCATGGCGGTGAGGACGGCGGCAAGCTTGGCGGTGGCTTCATTGGGGGCGGCAGGTTTCAGGGCGTCGGCCGGGAAATGGTCGCGGATGAAGTTGGTGTCGAAGTTGCCGCTCACGAAGGCCGGGTGCTGCAGCACGTAGCGGCCGAAGCCCAGCGTGGTTTCGATGCCGGTAATCTGGTATTCGTCGATGGCGCGCAGCATCCGGGCAATGGCCTCCTCGCGGGTGGCCCCGAAGGTGACGAGCTTGGCAATCATCGGGTCGTAGTAAATCGGGATTTCCATGCCTTGCTCGAAGCCGTCATCCACCCGCACGCCGGGGCCCTGGGGGCGCACGTAGGTGGTCAGCGTCCCGATGTCGGGCAGGAAATTGTTCTGCGGATCCTCGGCGTACACGCGCAGCTCCAGGGCGTGGCCGGTGATGGTCAGGTCGTCCTGGCTAAAGGCCAGGGGCAGGCCCTGGGCCACTTTGATCTGCTCCTTCACCAGGTCGAGGCCCGTAATCTGCTCCGTCACGGGGTGCTCCACCTGCAGGCGGGTGTTCATCTCCAGGAAG containing:
- a CDS encoding aspartate carbamoyltransferase catalytic subunit, whose product is MARKDLLDIASLHREEIEFLLDQSTSFKKLFTRSVKKIPALEGKSVLMLFYEASTRTHSSFEVAAKRLSAEVTNFDVAHSSITKGESVRETIETLQAMRTDYIVVRHGHPGLPAMIARQTTASVINAGDGAHEHPTQALLDAFTIKEKFPDPRGKKVLIIGDILHSRVARSTSTLLQKLGVEVAYLGPGSLVPKYGPATIPRFTDYEAAMAWAPDVVYLLRVQMERQDVQFFPNVREYHRVYGITTARLAEIRDKGLYIMHPGPVNRGVELCDAVMDYERSLITNQVENGISIRMAVLDWLTPGGDFPKQEAYAARQQAGSSLLMP
- the bshB1 gene encoding bacillithiol biosynthesis deacetylase BshB1, which codes for MKLDILAFGAHPDDVEMSAAGTLLTAAAAGKKIGIVDFTRGELGTRGTPVTRAQEAEAASRILGLSARENLGLPDGFFRNDREHQLPVIAAIRRYQPEIILCNAIHDRHPDHGRGAQLASESCFLSGLRMIETLGDDGQSQQPWRPRLVFHYIQDRQIPADFVVDISAHWPQKWESIQAYRTQFHDPESTEPGTYLSTPVFSNFMEARAREFGHLIGVEFGEGFTRERPLGVREITELL
- a CDS encoding serine hydrolase domain-containing protein — protein: MRLLVLLPLLLSYLGSVPSLAQAPAASPLPASVPARIRAVENSLLPYVPVAGLPGWNLLDRMKHHRVPGLSIAVIHNYRVEWVKAYGWADTTRRVPVTPATLFSAGSISKLVTAGAALQLVQSGKFSLDTPINTYLKSWQVAENDFTRQQPVTLRLLLSHQGGTSQSAYFGFVPGKGPLPSVVDILSGQPRAESRPVVVNKVPGTGFQYSGGGYLVAQLAMMDATGLDFATLTDEVLFRPLKMRSATFAQPLPPALEARAAWAYSENSWFKSMPYVYPQQVPAGLYATPTDFARFVLEVQQAYRGRGRVLTQASARAMLTPEADVSQGTYREQMGLGAFLLQRADRTDEGSRYFEHMGVNAGFLAYALGSVTGGNGVVIMMNNNNGAAELGKELRRAVAAVYGWPAFLPEPIRPLAVASAVLDAYAGRYQRGPDEVVTFRREAGHLVETINDGAEILAYPMGPDTVAFTDYAMRGVFTRDAAGRVAGLRIPETNQLLPRLAPENLLPGEFLRQGRIAEAVAGYRLLKLNEYQLTYMAYELLNGHPANLPAAWACSRWPGSSSRSRPSFSPVGATCTRAKATNPGPLKPTSKPCGCIPRIRMCRKSCWLCSRKQAQAGGLPHYLLLLPVAVARARHSGGRRPRGGARPGYSVPVVAYFSLSE
- a CDS encoding dihydroorotase, with translation MLLLQNARIASENSPVLVESDVLIIEGIIQEIGTSLAIPEGARVIDARGRVLMPGMFDAHVHFRAPGFENKETITTGSEAAINGGITGVVMMPNTRPALDSATAIATVLENAKHRARIPVYTSGCVTKNREGEELAEIEGMHRLGVIMLTDDGDTTADPAVLLRAMQYATEFGMFFASHCEVPELAGPRALNEGVMSYRLGIKGSPACAEEIIIDRDIRLARAAGAHVHIQHVSSKMGMETIRWWKSRGDVKVTAEVAPHHLLFTDEHIGDYDTNYKMNPPLRTQADCDALLEGLKEGVFDLIATDHAPHTPFEKAQDFISAPNGITGLDTALVSLHHFFVEPGKFGWDLVVKRYSAEPRRLMGLPVAAIEVGQEANCVLFDTEAETTFTKEFMKSKSQNTPFIDQTLQGRVDMVILGTEILLER
- the purE gene encoding 5-(carboxyamino)imidazole ribonucleotide mutase, which translates into the protein MSTTSSPNTLKPIIGVVMGSNSDWDTMQHAVQILTEFGVAHEARVVSAHRMPDDLFAYAEQAGPRGLQAIIAGAGGAAHLPGMLAAKTTVPVLGVPVASRHLQGVDSLHSIVQMPKGVPVATFAIGTAGAANAALFAVSQLALHDAALAAKLLAFRAAQTEAARAMTLPL
- a CDS encoding 5-(carboxyamino)imidazole ribonucleotide synthase, whose product is MSEGADMTTMTPIFPSSTDAAGQRATLGVLGGGQLGRMFVHAAQRLGYFTAVLEPDPQSPAGLVSHHHIQTGYDDPAGLAQLAQLCQAITTEFENVPAQTLHTLAQTRPVAPGAAVVGIAQNRIEEKARFTACADVSGVSCAPYAVIETPAQLQTVLDERAELLPGILKTARMGYDGKGQVRVQTAGALAAAWAELGHTACVLEKMLPLTAECSVLVARGWDGQVVSFAPQRNVHVGGILAVTHAYEGALPPALADRAREAAVAIARHLDYVGVLCVEFFVVDDGSEYGGLVVNEMAPRPHNSGHYTLDACDASQFDLQVHAMAGLPLPQPRQHSPAIMLNLLGDVWFAADGQLREPDWSAVLRLPGTHLHLYGKVEARAGRKMGHLTITGPDAASVTTVARRVAEMLGLPGLDAM
- a CDS encoding Imm50 family immunity protein, which gives rise to MWIEHVLNPKTITSIYPTEPLSLEQIQLFEVAIVCGDDLQCKLHFDLKDFPADAPIKWVQRKCNTVQMSLNLSQTELNRCAIPSGNGIGDLSIIYDGTRFQVTFTTQPQGIVFQATATWIHVDNISGYQNELR